One window of the Triticum dicoccoides isolate Atlit2015 ecotype Zavitan chromosome 3B, WEW_v2.0, whole genome shotgun sequence genome contains the following:
- the LOC119279522 gene encoding uncharacterized protein LOC119279522: protein MVLIEDAVSMTGCEQIPCEGSRYLIIDTYRPLVFFLAGYCNVGHNPRGLSAQAHGGAAEGADKGDWEVGRLGSIPPIPLPPPRDPAGRRRWRPAPAIFRRRTSPPQRSRGGGGLQGPRSRSGGRGGAAPTPPRNDEGSVEPRVAAFTGLLGRRRRRCWGRGRQRLILDLHAGGNVEVGDGSAGFVGLRRCAWLLLHNGVEPLLLLFVRRHLPLHHGGHGAIARRGEVLLVFVSGRRCREVRVGERLVDDLRFRWWSGRRWRARPVPVHGAEIAGRARDESVHQAKGHACVHAIAEEDPRRWRGLGGVEELLLAQERGCSLGRSPVHWRSDEGRHQGCLVGVVDGGRWVAWSCLLCGSGARVIMTTMATTAITAAVAWAPMARNTSTVASGRSTDLPSNESNKGRGDSVQISCTPFTSPHMPHHQSNVRGIF from the exons CCTATCGCCCGTTGGTTTTTTTTCTTGCTGGTTATTGCAACGTGGGCCACAACCCACGAGGCCTTTCGGCCCAGGCCCATGGCGGCGCCGCTGAAGGAGCGGATAAGGGGGACTGGGAGGTGGGGCGGTTGGGGTCAATCCCCCCCATTCCACTGCCACCTCCACGGgatcccgccggccgccgccgatgGCGCCCAGCGCCGGCGATCTTCAGGAGGAGGACGTCCCCCCCGCAGCGTAGCCGGGGAGGTGGAGGCTTGCAGGGGCCCAGGAGCCGGAGCGGAGGCCGGGGTGGTGCTGCTCCAACGCCGCCGCGAAACGATGAAGGATCCGTCGAGCCACGGGTGGCGGCGTTCACGggcttgctggggcggaggcggcggagatgcTGGGGCCGTGGAAGACAACGCCTCATCCTCGATCTTCATGCCGGTGGCAATGTTGAGGTCGGGGACGGTAGCGCCGGGTTCGTTGGTCTCCGCCGGTGTGCTTGGCTCCTGCTTCACAACGGAGTTGAGCCACTGCTCCTCCTCTTCGTTCGGCGTCACCTCCCACTCCATCATGGCGGGCACGGGGCCATAGCCCGGAGGGGCGAAGTGCTCCTCGTCTTCGTCAGCGGGCGTCGGTGTAGGGAGGTCCGGGTAGGCGagcggctcgtcgatgacctccggttCCGGTGGTGGAGTGGCCGGCGGTGGAGGGCACGACCCGTACCCGTGCACGGGGCAGAAATCGCGGGCAGGGCAAGGGACGAATCCgtgcaccaggcaaaaggccatgcCTGCGTCCATGCCATTGCCGAAGAAGATCCCCGGCGGTGGCGGGGCCTGGGCGGCGTCGAAGAACTCCTCCTCGCCCAGGAACGGGGCTGCAGCCTCGGCAGGAGCCCAGTCCATTGGCGGAGCGACGAAGGCCGGCATCAGGGGTGCCTGGTAGGCGTGGTGGACGGCGGCAGATGGGTTGCTTGGTCCTGCCTACTCTGCGGCAGCGGGGCCAGGGTGATCATGACGACCATGGCGACCACGGCGATCACGGCGGCCGTTGCCTGGGCCCCAATGGCGAGGAACACCAGCACTGTGGCGTCTGGCAGATCGACGGATCTCCCGTCCAATGAATCGAACAAGGGCAGAGGCGATTCTGTGCAG ATTTCATGCACTCCTTTCACCTCACcacacatgccacatcatcaaag CAACGTGCGGGGTATTTTCTAG